Proteins co-encoded in one Schistocerca cancellata isolate TAMUIC-IGC-003103 chromosome 5, iqSchCanc2.1, whole genome shotgun sequence genomic window:
- the LOC126187543 gene encoding translocon-associated protein subunit delta: protein MAPVNYLLLLALGVAQFSSALSESCTKPEVSASAYTTPDATVLVNVAFVAEFTLKCSNGAKGIPLYAEINGRTVPAARIGDDKYQVSWTEDVKKARTGDYSVNLYDDEGYAALRKAARSGEDPSIVKPLVTIVVNYPGAYTGPWVNSEFMAAVLAVAVWYVAFSAKSKLLS from the coding sequence ATGGCTCCAGTGAATTATCTTCTATTGTTAGCTTTAGGAGTGGCTCAGTTTTCTTCAGCATTATCAGAATCTTGTACCAAACCTGAAGTTTCCGCATCTGCATATACAACTCCAGATGCTACAGTTCTGGTAAACGTCGCCTTTGTCGCGGAATTTACGCTCAAATGCAGCAATGGTGCGAAAGGAATCCCCCTGTACGCAGAAATTAACGGAAGGACCGTGCCAGCCGCCAGGATTGGAGACGACAAATATCAAGTCAGCTGGACGGAAGACGTGAAGAAGGCAAGAACAGGCGACTATAGCGTAAATCTGTACGATGACGAAGGGTATGCAGCTCTTCGTAaagccgccagaagtggtgaagACCCATCGATAGTGAAGCCTTTGGTCACAATCGTTGTGAATTACCCAGGCGCTTACACCGGCCCTTGGGTTAATTCAGAATTTATGGCTGCAGTCCTTGCAGTTGCCGTATGGTATGTGGCATTTTCCGCAAAATCTAAATtgttatcgtga